In Sphaeramia orbicularis chromosome 12, fSphaOr1.1, whole genome shotgun sequence, the following proteins share a genomic window:
- the rpl37 gene encoding large ribosomal subunit protein eL37: protein MTKGTSSFGKRRNKTHTLCRRCGSKAYHLQKSTCGKCGYPEKRKRKYNWSAKAKRRNTTGTGRLRHLKVVYRRFRNGFREGTTPKPRRAAVAASSSS from the exons ATG ACGAAGGGAACATCCTCTTTCGGTAAGCGCCGGAACAAGACGCACACTCTGTGCCGTCGTTGTGGCTCCAAAGCCTACCACCTGCAGAAGTCCACCTGCGGAAAGTGTGGCTACCCAGAGAAGCGCAAGAGAAAGT ATAACTGGAGCGCTAAGGCCAAGAGGAGGAACACCACTGGAACTGGCCGTCTGAGACACCTGAAGGTTGTCTACCGCAGATTCAG GAACGGTTTCAGGGAAGGCACCACCCCTAAACCCAGACGTGCTGCAGTGGCCGCCTCCAGCTCATCCTAA